ATACGTTCTCTCTCGTTCAGTCCTGACGCAAGATATTTAGCTTCGGCTGGAGATGGTAAAACACTTAATGTTTGGAATGTTGAAAAAGGACGAATTGCGGTAGATATTAAATGTAATTCCATTATTTATGCAATGCATTTTAGCCTTGATGGTGAATGGTTCGCAATGGGGGATAACAATATTGTTAGTTTATATAAAGTTAAAGGTGTGTCTATCGTTAAAAAAGTCCCTGAATTTTTAATTACAGCTGAACCTGATCCAACACCAGGTGAAAAATATGCGATTATTATTGGTATTTCAAAATATAAAGATAAAAATATTAACTCATTAACTTATACTGTTACAGATGCGCAGGCAATTTATGATTTTCTTATATCTAAAAAAGGTGGTTTTTCAAAAGATAAAATTCGTTTACTCCTTGATTATAATGCTACAAAAGTAAATATCGAAGATGCCTTAAAAAATTATTTACCAAGGAATGCTGGAAAAGAATCAATGGCGCTGGTTTTTTTTGCTGGTCATGGAACACCTGAAACTGATTTGAGTGGATATTCGGATGATGGATCAGAAAAATATATAGTGCCTTATGATGCTGATCTCACAAAAATATCTGCAACATGTTTTGCTATGTCAGAATTTTCTAAAGTATTCAGTAGTATTCGAGCAAAAAGAGTTATTTTTTTTATAGATAGTTGTTTTAGCGGCGGAGGAGCGGGCAAGGAATTTCTTCCAGACGTTTTGCAAAGAACTTTTTCTTCGAATAACAAAGGATTTAGAGGCATAATTGTTACTTCAAAATTTTTAAAAAATTTAGTAGAATGTCCTCAAGGTTACGGAAAAGTATTAGTTACTGCAAGTCAAGCTAATGAAACAGCCTTAGAGCTACCTATTTTGAAACATGGTATTTTTACATATTTTTTACTTGAAGGATTGGAAGGCAAAGCGGATATTAATAATGATGAATTAGTTACTTTATCTGAGGTATATGATTATTTGGAAGATAAAGTTGCGACACTTTCTCGGAAAGAAGGAGGGAAACAAACTCCAATGATGATAGGATCTGTTACTGGAAAAATTATTATGTCAACATTAAACACTAAATAAAAAAATAACAGCTAATTTAAAAAAAACTATATTCGGGTAAAACGGATAAAATTTTATAATTGTCCGTTCTTTAAAACAATTTTATAAATTATATATAGAGATATATCCATGAAACGGGAATTTAATGTAATTATTGAGCATGATTCAGATGGCTATTATGTCGCAAGTGTTCCTGAACTGAGAGGATGTCATACACAAGCAAAGTCTTTAGATACTCTTATAGAACGTATCAAAGAAGCGATAGAGTTATGTTTGGAAGTTGAGGCTGAAAGAGTTTCAGATTTGCACTTTGTCGGAATTCAAAGAATAGCGGTAGGATTATGAGTAAAATACCACGACTCACAGCTCGTCAACTTATATCTGCTTTAAAAAAAGCAGGCTTTGAAGTGATTCGTATAAAAGGTAGTCATCATTATCTTCAGCATCCTGGCCGTCGTTCTACAGTTGTACCCGTTCATTCGGGTGAAACCATAGGGGTAGGTTTGATGAATAAGATTCTTAGTGATTGTGAGATAGGCGTTGAGGAGTTAAAGAAATATCTTTAGATTTTAGATATGAGCGAAAAACCGACGAAATTTAAAAATTCCACGTAAAAAACTGACATAACATTCAGCCGATTGAGGCTAAAAGTATTGAATATCCAAGTTTTGTTTTTCAAAAGTAGTAACGGCGTGTCATCTTTTTATTTTGACGTATGAAAAATAAATAATCAGAAAAAATGGTCGTAAAATGGAAATAGACTCGCTGATTCGGATTGTTATCTTAAAATACAATTTTAATTATAGTCAAATTGATAACCATCCGCCAAAATTATACTTTCAAGTAAATTAGGAGGAAATTATGAAAAGACAATTTTTATTAAATCAAACAAATTATACTCTTTTCTCACTATTAAAAAGAAAGGTCATTTTATATCTCGTTATTTGGTTATCTATTGTTTTAAATCATTCAAATGTATTATCTAAAACAATTACATCAGTTCAAGCCCAATTAGTTGTTGAAAATTGGCTTAAAATAGATGCTAACCCACTTGGT
Above is a window of Desulfobacterales bacterium DNA encoding:
- a CDS encoding caspase family protein; the protein is MKKLYYILIIFIIFVKHAFGIEEDNFSLKFNSELQGHNKTISSLMFSPSSKLLASGDNYGNIIIWDINEVKLLNKLSEHKKQINALSFSPDEKYLFSGGNDKKIIMWNLESAQIFKTFILNQVVKCIAISYDSKKLIAGGKDGKIAIWDIISGKEIKILEEAHENAVLFVGFTGDESFRTVGEDRKMKFWEINKSRPIATSIDEFASELNVVVSDPEISSWALGATVVRTEKFHAGIKTWHNIYLKDGSNWADAGTLKGHEYTIRSLSFSPDARYLASAGDGKTLNVWNVEKGRIAVDIKCNSIIYAMHFSLDGEWFAMGDNNIVSLYKVKGVSIVKKVPEFLITAEPDPTPGEKYAIIIGISKYKDKNINSLTYTVTDAQAIYDFLISKKGGFSKDKIRLLLDYNATKVNIEDALKNYLPRNAGKESMALVFFAGHGTPETDLSGYSDDGSEKYIVPYDADLTKISATCFAMSEFSKVFSSIRAKRVIFFIDSCFSGGGAGKEFLPDVLQRTFSSNNKGFRGIIVTSKFLKNLVECPQGYGKVLVTASQANETALELPILKHGIFTYFLLEGLEGKADINNDELVTLSEVYDYLEDKVATLSRKEGGKQTPMMIGSVTGKIIMSTLNTK
- a CDS encoding type II toxin-antitoxin system HicB family antitoxin: MKREFNVIIEHDSDGYYVASVPELRGCHTQAKSLDTLIERIKEAIELCLEVEAERVSDLHFVGIQRIAVGL
- a CDS encoding type II toxin-antitoxin system HicA family toxin, whose product is MSKIPRLTARQLISALKKAGFEVIRIKGSHHYLQHPGRRSTVVPVHSGETIGVGLMNKILSDCEIGVEELKKYL